The stretch of DNA TATCTGAACCACCgacccacacacacacacacgcctTTACTCTCACTAGCTTAATATAAACATCAAACAGTGTAATAGCACACATACAAAACGGCGTGATATTAAGTAATCAGATATTTAATGGGCCATAGACGGCCCATTATTGTGTGTGTCTTGAATTTTACTGTTTCAGTCTTCCTATAAAAACTCCGTGtcatttcaaaaaatttcgGGTCTTAAAACGACCTGTAGTTTCCTCAGATATGTTTCtcattttttgtattaatatgaaaatctattttaaatcACTTATCTTCGTaactttttgtttaattgtttgaaaATTCACTCTTAAATATCCCTAAaatcttgcaaaaaaaaaacagaatttttagttatatatttctttaaaaataaaaaatctattatcAAGACTCTCCATGTATATTGGATTACGTAATGTCTGTTAATTTGGTTGTTAGTCtttatttctaaatatttaacatgtatttttaatatctatCACCATCATTAGCAAGAAGATAAACTTTCGAAATATTTAGATatacaattcaatttttttatatgtataatgaTTTATTTTGCGAATTCattgtaaatatatgttttgttacAATGATGCCGACTTGCTTTGTTAGATCCAATTTTAAGGCTCACGTTACAATCGAATGCATACAATGCAATCGCACATTAGTAGTAGAAGTGTTCTGCATCACAAAACTGGAAATGCTTAAAAAATTTATCCAGCGAATGATAGTGTAAAATGCTCCATCTTTACgaagagttttgtttttagataaatatcacattttctgccatttaaaaacaaaaaaaaaattattttatcctTTATTCCtcccggttttttttttttgacatccgTTTATTTTTCCCACTTATCACCTCAGATAACTTTTGAGCTAAATAAACTTCACATTATATGAAATGTATCACACCAATTAAgcttttattatatagttttggattttgaaaaattttattctttatagCCTTTcaagaatattaaaattaatttcctttaaactaggaaaattagtttttaagagttttaacccattttcaagaaaaaaccaaacacCATAAGTATGagtttcttctccaaagcttttttttattcaacgtgaattttttcttttttcaatttaaCCAATTTCAAAACTGATACATTTCATAGAATGTGAAGTTTTGTTAAAATTCATATACCAATTGAAAATTACGGAggatttcaaaatcaataaattaactaaaattcaTGAACTAAttgtgagaactgagaatgagcttctccttccgaagtgatttaaatTGTGGATGAGCTTATCGCCGTAAAAcagttccgaactgaattgagagaATTTGAGAATTTGAACTTGTATTGCTATTGCTGGAAAAAATATTCGATCCCCTACAACTGACccccccccttacatatttataccgaccaatttattactaaattaatgcGCCATTAATAGGACGCGATTTGCGCGGACTAACtaatcctcttgaatgcgggaatctttgacctggaCCGAACTGCGAACTGACCAGCACGAAAcatctccgcgctctcttcctttctccgggcctgatgggccgatcactAATTCGCTCTTGGCCCAGTAGACTAGCCCGGCCTAGGCCCTCTTGCCTATTGCCTGAGAtggcagatcgtgggtacaacagttgccccccaagtctcTCGAGCTGAACAGTTCGGGGGACTTTTATCCTTCAAGCGATCAATTTCGGGAACTGAATATTCTCCATATCTCCACGATTTGATCGTGGTAATGATGAGATTTGCTTTCCCGAACAAGACTTGGGGCCCACTAGGTGGCGTGTTACGAGGACCAGCTGTTTGTTTCCCCATCCTCTTCCGAGGTGAACCTTCTTCAAGAGAGGGTCGCCGATCTGGAGGCCCAGGTAAAAGAGTATGCAAGGCTGGAGGCTGAGAATGCTAGCACCGTAGCGAAGGCCGAACAAATCCGAGCTCGGATGAAGAAGGCTGAAATAGAGGTGATCGACCTTGGGGTTGCCAACGAGGACCTCTGAGGCAAAATGAAGAAGGCGGGAGACCTTTACTTCGAAGCAACGGAAGATGCAAAAGCAGCCAAGAACAGGTTGCACGAGATCGAGCTTTGCAATCAGCTACTCGAAGCTGGCAACAGCTGCGAGATCGAGAGGGTGCGAAGGGAGGAGAGACAGGCAATGAGGCGAACTCTCCGTCCTCTGGTCGAGGAGGTGAAGGTCACCTtcgaagagagggagaagctaGCCCCGCTTCAGATCCGGGCTGCCGAGATCAGGGCTAACCGGATGCTGGTCGAGGAGATCTCTAGGGGCGAGATCCAAGATATGGAGGCCGAGCTCGGACTCCTGAAAACTGACGAGGAGGAGGCCGATGAAAAGGTTTCAAAGGTAACTCCCCGTGAACTCGACCTTGCTGCATTCTCATCCCTCTTGGCGGATACGCCCGATCTCTTATGCAACGAGCACCCTCTTAGCGTCACAATCGACGAGTCCGGTACTAACCTCGGGCAACTCTCGAATCAGGGGATGGACGACTATCTGGCGACCACCAGGTCGGAGGGGGAGCTTGTGGAGATGGGCTTGGCCCTCTCCGAAGCGGCGTCTGAACCTGTCCCTCCGAATCAATAGTTCCTATTCTGGGGTTGTTTTGGCATGAGTTGCCCCCCctttttgtagtatttatttttagatttggtCGTGGTGACCACTCCGTATgaactattttctttttgtgccattttttgtttaatttccaCAATGCGAACTAAATTTCCAAAGCCTTTTGTTTGAAAAGATGGTTCGAGCAGAAATGAACGCGAAGTGAGAACTTCGGTTAAATAGTTCGAAAAAATGACATCCCAACTTTTATCAGTAAAGCTGAGTACGAAGTGAATACTTCGGTTTAGATAAGAATTTTGCGAAACTAAGCTTTGACTTTAAGCAAAGCAGGGGACGAAGCGAAGACTTCGGTTTAGTGTTTTCGCAACATTGAGCTTTAAAGTAAAGTTGAATACGAAGTAAGAACTTCGGTTTAAGATCGCGAAGTTGGACCTCGGCTTTAGATGCGAAGTCAGGCTTCGGCTAGATAAGAATTTTGCGAAACTAAGCTTTGATTTTAAAGCGGAATACGAAGCGAGAACTTCGGTTTAGAGTTTTCGCAACAATAAGCTTTTAAAGTAAAGCTGAGTACGAAGTGAGTACTTCGGTTTAGGTTTGCGAGGTTAAANNNNNNNNNNNNNNNNNNNNNNNNNNNNNNNNNNNNNNNNNNNNNNNNNNNNNNNNNNNNNNNNNNNNNNNNNNNNNNNNNNNNNNNNNNNNNNNNNNNNNNNNNNNNNNNNNNNNNNNNNNNNNNNNNNNNNNNNNNNNNNNNNNNNNNNNNNNNNNNNNNNNNNNNNNNNNNNNNNNNNNNNNNNNNNNNNNNNtttttttttttttggtataccattattaacaaaaaagtttaagaaaactttaagttttattaatatggatAGCTGGACCCGAAGTGGGCTGCCTACATACCCTTATCGGGATCAAGCTGAGACATACTTTTTGGCGGGCGGTTCGAACCGTGGTTTTCCTGCAGGCggagcgttttgtttttgtgcagcGGCGAGTTTGTCTTCCTCCGCGACTATCCAGTTCGAAACCCGGTGTAGTGCGTCTTGAATGGTTGGGAACCGATTTACGGACAGCTCTTCGCGGAAGCGAGATTCATGCCAGAGGCCGTTCTTGAGCGCGGCCAGGACTGTGGAGTCCGAGAGTCCGGGAATCTTGACCTGGatctccttgaactttgttatgtaagaccGGAGAGACTCTCCAGCCTTTTGGCTTAAGTTCCAAAGCTGAGCGTCCGTCACCGCAGTTTCGATTAGGCTAGAATACTGCTTGACGAACGAGGTCAACAGTTCGGTAAAGTTTGAAATGGAGCCGGCTGCTAAAGATGCAAACCAAAGTAGTACCGGTCCACTAAACGTTTCTGCGAACAGCTTGCAGTACCCAGCGTCTGCTTCGTGGGGCTCGAGGTCCACCCGGCTAGCTGTCAGCAAGAACGTCTTGAGATGATTGGTCGGATCTCCTTTTCCTTCGTAGctcgagaacttaattttgccCGTATCTTTGATGCGGACTCGGGCTATTTGATCGGAAAAAGGAGTTCGCCTTGACTCCTCGATCACTCGAAAGATGTCTGGagctgaagtggttgcactgtgCATCACAGACCGCATGTCTCGGATTTCGCTCTGCATGcggaagatctcgggattggtAGCATACCCCGAAGTAGAAATATTTCCATCCACAGGGAGAGGAAGACGGACTGGGACCTCGGAAGATCGGACGACGCCGGGCTGAACCGGAGTGTGGCTACCGCCAACCAGCGGTGGCGCTGTTTGCGTATTGGTTTGAGGTGGGAACGAATCTCCCGGAGTGACATCTGTTGCTGCCACCAGCGAGGTGGAAGGTGGAGTCACACCGAAGAAATCCAAAGCACGTCGATGTGGGTTTTGGTCAGAGGACAGGAGATCGACCCGATCGGCGTACGCGCGGTGGGAGGCTGAGAGGTCTGCTACGGACGTCGTAACTTCCTCCAGACGAGCGGAGATCTGACCCTCCAAGGTGTCGAATCGTTCAGTAAGAGCGGCGGAGGCGGCTTGCTGACGGTCGGACTTTTCAGACAAGTCCTGCAGGAGCTTCTGGATCACCTCCAAAGATGCCTGATTGGGAGAGCTGGTTGCCATAGTGGTGGTTGCGTGGAGTGTATTTGTGTAAGAAATCGGAACTAACGAGAGTCAGGCGATAactcccctccttctagcgccaaatgtgagaactgagattgaacttctccttccgaagtgatttaaatacggaggagcttatcgccgttGGAGcagttccgaactgaattgagagagtttttgagtatttgaatttgtattgcttttttggaaaaaatgttCGACCCCTTACAACTGacaccccccttacatatttataccgaccaatttattactaaattaatgcGCCATTAATAGGACGCGATTTGCGCGgactaattaatcctcttgaatgcgggaatctttgacctggaCCGAACTGCGAACTGACCAGCACGAAAcatctccgcgctctcttcctttcttcgGGCCTGATGAGCCGATCACTAATTCGCTCTTGGCCCAGTAGACTAGCCCGGCCTAGGCCCTCTtgcctattgcccgagatggcagatcgtgggtacaacactAATAACTGCCAAGTTTTCGATGTATAATTGTATAAACAAGCTCCGTCGATTTAGATAAGATTAAGATTTTTTCGAATTATTCGGATATCACAacctttcttatttttaatacaatctGTCAATCTTACAAAAGCAGCTTAAGTCTTAAGATATATCACAAGCGTTCACCAAAACCTCAAGATGAATCAGATGATAACCCATAAATAGCGATTAGAGTTTCAGCCTCTGAGACGCCGCAACGTTTTAttcaatcacacacacacacacacaacacaaaaccaTATAAGTTAGCCCTTAAGCAATCATAACACAGCAGTTTAAGATAAAATGGTTGAGCCTCACGCCACAGCAGCGTTTAGACTCCTCCCAATGCAGCTTGTTCTCAGGATCAGCTGACGGACAACACGTGTAAACGGACATTGTCCCGGCCCTAGAAGGACCCGCTGATTCTCCAATCACAAGCAGCTTGTCTCCAAGCGACTTAAACGCTACTCCCCATCCTCCATGAGACTTAGCTCTCACAGGCACATCTCCAAGCTTCTTCCATGCATTTGCCTTTGCATCATAAAGGCGAAGCTCGTTTTTGGAGGTTTCCAACGAGTAAAGATCATCACGAACCACGGCGATGAGCGGTGGAGATTGAACAGAAGAGAAAGACATGTCTATGAGAATGTCCGGTATTAGTTCCCATGTGTTAGTCTTCTCGTCGTAACTTTCTCCGCAAGTTAGGTTTTGACCGTTCTCGTCCCGGCCTCCGAGAACGTAAAACTTGCCGCGCAGGTAACAGCCGGAGCAGAACTTCCGCCGCTTATGCATTCCGTGGAGAAGTGTCCACGTTTTGGTCTCGGAGTCGTACTTCTCCACAATGTTAACGACTTCCCTAGTCCCGTTTCCGTCTATTTTCCACCCGCCAGCTACAAACACAACTGTCCCACAGGTAGCAGAAGCGAACAAGATCCGCGGCGTGATCATCCCGGGACCTTTGAACCATTTGCTCGTCTCCAACTCATACCGCCACAGCGCAATGCTACCCCCTTCTTTCCCAGTGACAATCAGATGAGTTCCCGCACAGAGCGATTCTTTATCTCCGTTGAGGAAGCAATAGTCAGAAGTATTAGGGCCAGGAAGCTTCTGAAAATTCTCTAAGTCCTTATCAAACATAGTCCAAGTCGTGTCGCCGGTCGACCGCATAAAGACAGACGGTTCAACTACACCGCGCTCTCGTCTCACCTTGAAAACCTCATCGGTCTTTAGCAAACGCGAAAACCCCTTATTAAGTAACTTAAGTTTCCAATACTCGAAACGCGGCACGCGTGCGAGTATCTCGACCTCTAGCTCGTAAAAGAGCTGAGGAACATTTAGTAAACAATAATCTGCATCCTGAGGTTTGAAACAGGTAGCCTGAGTGGTGGACTCCCCTGTTTCTTCCTCATCCCAATCCAAACAAGGTTCTACGTTTAGATCAGGTATCTCGTAGCCATGAATCCGAAGCTTCTTCGGCCTAAACCTGCTTGAACTTGCCCGAATCATACCGGTATGATCTTCTCCTAGCatcaacatagtttttgtaataTCCCGGCCTAGCTAGCTAGTACGCTTTTGACATTCCCCTTCTGTAAATATATTAACCCAAAACTAATTCAGAATCAAACAGAACCGAATCAACATATTCAGATAGAGAATCAATTGTAAAAGCACTTTTCaagtatcaatttttttttttttttgaaacaacaaagatccgaacttttttttatggaacagaaaaagaaaaaagaagaagattaatcTTGGATTAATTAAGTTCGGAAAAACTTGATTTGTATGTAACTGAAAACATTAACTAATCGAATCCAAATCAAGAGAACTGAAACAGTCAACTAggataattaagaaaagaaaaaaatatattttttagctAATCCGAGTTCTAAACAAGCAATTAGAGAGATTTGACTAAATTAAAACAGTCAACTATGGATTAAAGCCTGCAAACCCTAAAATCAACGGtctaaaaatgaaaacacaCGCAGATGTTTGAATAAATTACTGAAGAACAAGTAGAGATACCAAGACCCAGATAACAAGATGAGTAATAAGAGTCTATGTGTTACATGTTTTGTATatcactaaatatatatatacctgaagAAAAAAAGTCAAAGATGAGAGGGATTAGAGAGAATCAAAGAAACTTACAGGGGAAGACgtaaaacaaaaaccctagaaatgtttttc from Camelina sativa cultivar DH55 chromosome 9, Cs, whole genome shotgun sequence encodes:
- the LOC104710533 gene encoding F-box/kelch-repeat protein At3g27150-like; the protein is MLMLGEDHTGMIRASSSRFRPKKLRIHGYEIPDLNVEPCLDWDEEETGESTTQATCFKPQDADYCLLNVPQLFYELEVEILARVPRFEYWKLKLLNKGFSRLLKTDEVFKVRRERGVVEPSVFMRSTGDTTWTMFDKDLENFQKLPGPNTSDYCFLNGDKESLCAGTHLIVTGKEGGSIALWRYELETSKWFKGPGMITPRILFASATCGTVVFVAGGWKIDGNGTREVVNIVEKYDSETKTWTLLHGMHKRRKFCSGCYLRGKFYVLGGRDENGQNLTCGESYDEKTNTWELIPDILIDMSFSSVQSPPLIAVVRDDLYSLETSKNELRLYDAKANAWKKLGDVPVRAKSHGGWGVAFKSLGDKLLVIGESAGPSRAGTMSVYTCCPSADPENKLHWEESKRCCGVRLNHFILNCCVMIA